A stretch of DNA from Chelonoidis abingdonii isolate Lonesome George chromosome 8, CheloAbing_2.0, whole genome shotgun sequence:
TACTAATTAATCAATTTAACCTGAACAAGAAAACTATAACCTATCAGTTGAAAACATTAAGGAAGGGAATgagtcagagggaaaaaaaatagttgctTCAAGCAGCTGATCTGCATTGCTGGCTCCTACCTGGCCATCTAGCTGAAGCTTTTCTCCCCTATTCAGTCTCCTGCTGTGGTATTATGTGATGCACTCTCTTCCTGCTGTGGATCACCCCATGAAGTTATATCCTCTAGAAAACCTTGGTGTCTGTACtgtgtgctactgtaataaaGTGATATTGACACTTGTAATAAATATACTCAGGAATTCTAGGAACACTGAGGTTTACTCTTGGGTCACTTATACATTTAGTCCATATTCTAGTCTGTTCTCTTGTATGTAAAGAAGTGAATAACTGCCGTCTACTTTGTTAATGTTTAGGGTTATGTTGGTTCTGAAGCGATGTACGATGAGACTGCAATttcctcagctcctcccccataCACAGCGTACGCTACCCCATCACCTGAGGTAGGGGTGTAATAAGTAAGCGTAAAATAAGCGTGAAAGACAATATTGAACACTCTGACTCTGTTCCTTGGAAGTGCTATTAGTTTGACTTTTTTCTTaaacatagttttatttttaaatggaaaaaataagtaCTGGTTTAGGGTGCCCATCTTGAGGCACTTTTAAAGGGTCTTGACTTCTGAgtggttgctcagcacttctgaaaatcaggccccttttaggtgtctcagattgggcaGAGAAAAATGGAGGCAcgccaaaatcactagtcacttttgcaAATCTTGGCCATATGCCCTTAATTTTGGGTTTTCACCCTTAATACAAGGAGATGCAATAATTTTTTGGAAGGCTTTGACAATATATCTGCACTTCCAGgataaaaattttattttataaatgaagCTGACAGTTGTAAAACAGATAGGGACTTTGTGTCCAGGATTTCTTAGTAACTCGGATAACTATAGTTCCCAAAAgtacgtgcgtgtgtgtgtatatagctaGATGTCAATTCTGTTTTCACAGAGGTTAGGATGGGGCAGCAATTGAACAAAAATATTTGCTGATCTCGGTATGTTCTTACTTATTCTGCGTGATATATTATTTAAATACTGGTCCTTTTCTGTGCTACTGATTGGGCTTTGGAACAGAACAACCAGTCTCTTGTTTATAAACAGTTTTGATTGTGAACAGCAGTCACAGTGAGCAATATGCTTAATTCCTGTAGATTAGTGAAAAGACTGCTGCCGAAGAGGTGTGGCCACAGGGCGTTTATCATGAGGGATCAGGGATGTTAACACAACATTACTGGTCCCATGTTGTCAACTGCTGAATGGCTGTGCTCTTTTCGCATATCACAAGACAGGATTATATAGAAGCCATGGCCAGGCACACTCATGTGTATTAAGTGACAGCATTATTATAGTTCTATAATGGCTAAACTTGGTGGTGCAAGAACTGAAGATGTTGACTTGCAAAATACTGTGGTTAACTATATGGGAAGGTCTCCCATGCCCATTTCACAGCACAGTGCCGCCTTCCACATAGTAGATTTTGATTATCCCTAAACGGCACCAGCAATGGAGTGGAGAGTTAAACACTTTAAACAAACCTAAAAGATGCAAACATCTTCTAATAGATACATTTAATTTCCCCAGGTTTATGGCTACGAGCAGTACAATGGTGCATATCCCCCTCCTGGTCCTCAAGTCATCTATGCCTCTAATGGACAAGCCTATGCTGTTCCTTATCAGTATCCGTACCAAGGTAATGAATACTAACTCCTTCCTCCAGCTTGGTTCATACACTTTGTAATCAAGACTAAAGTTACTatgaagtaatatctttcctATTGAATATTGCATCACTCTTGATGCTGAATGTAGCGGTAGGTGGTTTTTAGAAGGAACCCCCTGTTGtttgccctaaccactggactaaccTTTCCCTTTTGAGAGGAAGGAGGTAATTATCACTAGACAAAGTCAGGAAGTGAAGAATTCTGTATTCAGTTGAAGCCATTCTGGGGATTTAGCAAGAGACTGTACTGACTCAAGATGGAAATTGTCCAACAGATTTGGCTTAACACATCTGTGTGCCCAGAACATTCTATGGGAACATTATCTTCCCCTTCGACTTAAGTGGGGTGTTTTATCAAGCCCTTAAAGACCACAAGCAGTCAGGACCTTAGTTCTAAGTCACTCAACCCCCCCTTTTGCACATAGTGCCCTCTGCCACCGTGCTTGGCCCTTGGTTTAGTACAGATTCTGGCCCTTGGTTTAGTACAGATTCTAAGCAATTCCCGCATAGTGAATTGCTCTGAGCACTTCCTACTGCATCTAGGTTTTCCCTAGAGAGTTCTTCTTCCAATGGCCAACCTTACAGGAAGACTGAGGAGttgcaggggctgcaggagtgACTTCTAAGTAGATGGAGACTTTATCCAATGCAGAGATGTGTTGGCTTTGGATATAGTAATAGACCTTTGCTCTTATATATGGCACTTgatctgaagatctcaaaataCAAACATACATGAATTAAGCCCACAACACTCTTTTTTGAGGTTGGGAATTTTATCTCCATCTTGAAtattgagaaactgaggcacagagattatgTAACTCATTCAAGGTCATACAAGGAATGTGTGGCAGATCCAGGAATAAAATCTACATCTCTGGTTGCCTAGCCCTAtggcaggggcgggcaaactttttggcctgagggccacatcgggttttggaaattgtatggaggaccaGTTAGGGGAAGCTGTgcatccccaaacagccaggcatggcccaacCCGGCCCCCATCCGACACCTCCGCTCCCCGTTTCTCACCCCCTGACCTGCCCCCCGGACTCTGCCCAtcaactccctgtcccctgactgccctcagtgccccctgctcccattcaacccctgttccctgtcctctgactgcactgacccctatccacacccccaacccctaaCCACCACCCCGAAttccctctatccaaccccccctgcccccttactgcgctgccaggagcaccagtggctggcagtgctacagctgcgccgcccagctggggccagccacgccaccacacagcacagagcaccaggtcaggctgggctctgcagctgcattgccccaggagctcacagccccgccgcccagagcattgcgtgGGCGGCAGagcaagcgagctgaggctgcaggggatggggaacagcgggggaggggctgggggctagcctcccaggccaagagctcaggggccgggcaggagggtcccacgggctGAATGTGGCCCAcgggtcatagtttgcccacctctgccctctgGGCTAGCTATAGGATATACTTCTCCCGTTCTGTGATGTTGGGGAAGGCTGCTGTCTGTAGTCTGTACTAGCAGGATTGAGAACTGGCATCAGCACCCAGCTCCGAGGGGAGTTGATTTTTACCGTACCCACTGCAAGGAAAGATATTGTTACAGTGTTCAAGTATAtggggtgggagagagtgggTGAATACCTAGGCTTTTCAAGCCTGCATCTAAATCAAAACATATGTACAAACTCTCTTCCTAACCAAACTGTTAACTACTTTCTAGGACCTTATGGCCAGCCCCCTGCAAACCATGTCATCATTCGAGAACGTTACCGTGACAATGATGGAGACCTTGCACTGGGCATGCTTGCTGGAGCAGCGACTGGAATGGCCCTGGGATCACTGTTCTGGGTCTTCTAGATTCCCTGGGATCTTTTGTCTTTGTAGCTCCAAAAAACCTTTATTCTTTCCATGCAATAATACATTTTGCAAAGTACT
This window harbors:
- the PLEKHB2 gene encoding pleckstrin homology domain-containing family B member 2 isoform X2; this translates as MAFVKSGWLLRQSTILRRWKKNWFDLWSDGHLLFYDDQQRHDIEDKVHMRVHCINIRVGNECRDFQPPEGKPRDCLLQIVCRDGKTINLCAESADDCLAWKIALQDARTIAGYVGSEAMYDETAISSAPPPYTAYATPSPEVYGYEQYNGAYPPPGPQVIYASNGQAYAVPYQYPYQGPYGQPPANHVIIRERYRDNDGDLALGMLAGAATGMALGSLFWVF
- the PLEKHB2 gene encoding pleckstrin homology domain-containing family B member 2 isoform X1 is translated as MAFVKSGWLLRQSTILRRWKKNWFDLWSDGHLLFYDDQQRHDIEDKVHMRVHCINIRVGNECRGNFQPPEGKPRDCLLQIVCRDGKTINLCAESADDCLAWKIALQDARTIAGYVGSEAMYDETAISSAPPPYTAYATPSPEVYGYEQYNGAYPPPGPQVIYASNGQAYAVPYQYPYQGPYGQPPANHVIIRERYRDNDGDLALGMLAGAATGMALGSLFWVF